In Plasmodium gaboni strain SY75 chromosome 11, whole genome shotgun sequence, the following proteins share a genomic window:
- a CDS encoding putative alpha/beta hydrolase — protein sequence MYDRFLEKISIISLNLLSKINLKNSYNDENLNVIKRDKTYNTLPLLLRIEYNEVNKNGDSNKRKKRNPIFISYYKKKNVFIHLLNQEKYLHKFELLINDIINTYRDREFLSDFSLNFLYEVVKSKNSFNLLSNNDVYGLLLILGQEFLKCNTDTLDKHFIKEQKDILYNNYNIFLHDENNDNNENEEENYKRKLEKLNLLINERNMKILKISCFLLRYISIDNRQSKILDDTFMFFFLMKLNFVMNMKKDIQQKHIENNFNFNFYFYTLLLYYYIYIYNTTRKVKIFDQGLIHHYEYKPLNEFNIIYKNYENLKKNQFFNLNRYGIYNWKDEDLEYYNILNYNNNYNIHYNNNNNRNMFYQYNYVNDKKCIFFLKRNYFINSKYLENNFPIYFQFNDLSNINFLTSYNNFKILRKKFYENTYKYKSDIINETLKNYVLFTLNLLFKLNNVDKTNEDIFISNVKKVDNKNSKNNITLINSFLSAASVGRRWMLMFWSIPFSKKKKENKTNDNLNDNINHNTNKNNNNNNNNNNNNNSTEGDNRVSKNILLKNLNIKKQNCKNKIMLCELIYQSLDYITLNEQVQYNNKGYNIIESCLSEIINHIERKYKLKYVSSTKDSNVVLDNENKKKNKNEKNISENDENILFNIINIDNKLKNPKNILNVEHLLKKLNELLKLTKNSSVYVNTGLHIILRNMFINRLNSLNLDLLFLINMYSNNKYKNKFFHYDQRYIITNNESEKYESKNNKEKDSKEINKKQKDTQNDLLSNNINTNENIIKTYDNENIITTSNNKMNGITTLNISSLNVSSNNKTEEDYFNLEVTKKAQGIRKRLNPNIYNELSIILRIYANSLTSKDICFDSFSLLYCMYKNIIQNILRISFNFTYFFSAEYFFFNDNMNLNSLVNIKNELLPSCLLFDSIRALTNIKSHYEYYMHIIKQRKKQEKKWEKEKNKKLLLSTLNIKEVKRTKKQNKIVTSANEHDKKQYHKCERFLEKVDKMIKEEICYKEIKYHNTPYNQSIMNINNILKYIYANNYYNNYYNNNYHKYFKNIKRKIKNKILLDENIYMISKYNQQFYQLNDRFLPIYSYSKKYNIYRNKLLKKYHKKNICINNNTLEQVNNIGLEGSDKKLVDNYSMTSQNNLKNNTNEKLNKKINKKEMKKRKIMNKKIEKRKELDLIFVHGLRGNALRTWRFSNLYHNGSDHFFYYKNKNLERFKKKDFDHLKYNTNEKTIHNNNNNNIHINNENNSNHNNSEKNGDHNNNNNNRDNNNNCNNNNNMNNIFNINKWNFLEMTNLNNKFFTNEKNNVLKENNKELSNNSNTVNVKFNSMEKLEEKDNVIIYDDYRKGIRRLMKIKNNFHFIFNNHLINMLMLNYKHNQNILPVYAETKVINKNLFKSLFLQNKKLKHDLDMYSDELSYLIWPFYLLYPNKRNSNIYVFNYHSPLYPDGNFYTKVYYKNDNKNTTKLYTKHNVKRSKNKEVEYIKKQDDISLNKNSITNADVEKEKITDNMYNYYMNVVNTFFNTNKDENNNMVEYNTHKEKYFYTDRMNFDEISSFLLKKLKNMNIGKRNDIIFVAHSMGGLLTQYILLKSDHILNKTKCIFFYATPHFGSPLSSSAYLLKPFLSPYVYQLNDYDSTLNYLQQSFKERIKNKDLIVYSFSESEKSPLPFIGVHTMIVPSTSAYLYYSKIFTIIKYCNHLEISKVNSEEDVKFYYLNKVIKEFSKIK from the exons ttataagttattataagaaaaaaaatgtgttcattcatttattaaaccaagaaaaatatttacataaatTTGAACTGTTaattaatgatataataaatacatatagAGATAGAGAATTTTTAAGTgatttttctttaaattttctttatgAAGTTGTTAAAAGCAAAAACAGTTTTAATCTTTTAAGTAATAATGATGTATATGGCTTATTATTAATACTTGGACAAGAATTTTTGAAATGTAATACTGATACATTAGATAAgcattttataaaagaacaaaaggatattttatataataactataatatatttttacatgatgaaaataatgacaataatgagaatgaagaagaaaattataaaagaaaattagaaaaattaaatttacttattaatgaaagaaatatgaaaatattaaagataagttgttttttattaagATATATATCTATAGATAATAGACAAAGTAAAATATTAGATGATActtttatgtttttttttttaatgaaaTTAAATTTTGTTATGAATATGAAGAAAGACATACAACAGAAACATATCGAAAACAATTTTAAtttcaatttttatttttatactttattattatattattatatatatatttataatactACAAGAAAAgttaaaatatttgatCAGGGCTTAATACATcattatgaatataaacCATTGAAtgaatttaatataatatataaaaattatgaaaatttaaaaaaaaatcaattttttaatttaaatagatatggaatatataattggAAAGATGAAGATTtagaatattataatattctaaattataataataattataatattcattataataataataataatagaaatatgttttatcaatataattatgtaaatgataaaaaatgtatcttctttttaaaaagaaattattttatcaattctaaatatttagaaaataattttccTATTTATTTCCAATTTAATGATTTAtcaaatattaattttttaacaagttataacaattttaaaattttaagaaaaaaattttatgaaaatacttataaatataaatcagatattataaatgaaactttaaaaaattatgttcTATTTACATTAAATTTATTgtttaaattaaataatgttGATAAAACAAATGAAGATATCTTCATAAGCAATGTTAAAAAAgtagataataaaaatagtaaaaacaatataacATTAATAAATAGCTTTCTATCAGCAGCTTCTGTTGGAAGACGATGGATGCTGATGTTCTGGTCCATTCCTTTTtcaaaaaagaaaaaagaaaataaaacaaaCGATAATCTAAACGATAATATTAACCACAacacaaataaaaataataataataataataataataataataataataattctaCTGAGGGGGATAATAGGGTAtctaaaaatattttattaaaaaatttaaacataaagaaacaaaactgtaaaaataaaattatgttATGCGAACTTATTTATCAATCCTTAGattatataacattaaATGAACAAGttcaatataataataagggatataatattattgaaaGTTGTTTAAGCGAAATTATTAATCATATtgaaagaaaatataaattaaaatatgtaaGTAGTACTAAGGATAGTAATGTAGTTTTAGACAAtgaaaataagaaaaaaaataaaaatgaaaagaatatttctgaaaatgatgaaaatattctgtttaatattattaatatagacaataaattaaaaaatccaaagaatattttaaatgttgaacatttgttaaaaaaattaaatgaacTATTAAAACTTACAAAAAATTCGTCTGTTTATGTTAATACAGGattacatattatattaagaaatatgtttataaatagattaaattctttaaatttagatttattatttctaattaatatgtattcaaataataaatataaaaataaattttttcattatgatcaaagatatataataacaaataaCGAATCCGAAAAATATGAAtctaaaaataataaggaAAAGGATTcaaaagaaataaataaaaaacaaaaagacacacaaaatgatttattgtctaataatataaatacaaatgaaaatattataaaaacatatgataatgaaaatataataacaacatctaataataaaatgaatgGTATTACAacattaaatatttcttctttaaaTGTATCATCAAATAACAAAACGGAAGAAgattattttaatttagAAGTTACTAAAAAAGCACAAGGAATTCGTAAAAGATTAAATcctaatatatataatgaattaaGTATTATATTAAGAATATATGCAAATTCTTTAACATCAAAAGATATATGTTTTGATTCcttttcattattatattgtatgtataaaaatattattcaaaatattttaagaatatcatttaattttacttatttttttagtgcagaatactttttttttaatgataaCATGAATTTAAATTCCTtagtaaatataaaaaatgaattacTTCCAAGCTGCTTATTATTCGATAGTATACGTGCCTTAACCAATATTAAATCACActatgaatattatatgcatataataaaacaaaggaaaaaacaagaaaaaaaatgggaaaaagaaaaaaataaaaaattactATTGAGTactttaaatataaaagaggtaaaaagaacaaagaaacaaaataaaatagtTACTTCTGCAAATGAACATGATAAAAAACAATATCATAAATGTGAGAGATTTTTAGAAAAGGTAgataaaatgataaaagaagaaatttgttataaagaaataaaatatcataataCACCATATAATCAAAGTATcatgaatataaataatatattgaaatatatatatgctaataactattataataattattataataataattaccataaatattttaaaaatataaaaagaaaaataaaaaataaaatattattagatgaaaatatatatatgattagTAAATATAATCAACAATTTTATCAACTGAATGATCGTTTCTTACCTATCTATAGTTATTctaagaaatataatatatataggaaTAAActcttaaaaaaatatcataaaaagaatatatgtataaacAATAATACATTGGAACAGGTGAATAATATAGGATTGGAGGGAAGTGATAAAAAACTAGTTGATAATTATAGTATGACTAGTCagaataatttaaaaaataatactaatgaaaaattaaacaaaaaaatcaataagaaagaaatgaaaaaaaggaaaataatgaacaaaaaaatagaaaaaagaaaagaacTGGATTTGATATTTGTACATGGGTTAAGAGGTAATGCACTTCGTACATGGCGTTTTTCTAATTTGTATCATAATGGTTCTgatcattttttttattataaaaataaaaatttagaaagatttaaaaagaaagatTTTGATCatttgaaatataatacTAATGAAAAGACTATACacaacaataataacaataatattcatatcaataatgaaaataatagtAACCATAACAACAGTGAAAAAAATGGTGACcataacaataataataataataggGACAACAATAACAACTgtaataacaataataatatgaataatatatttaatattaataagtGGAATTTTCTTGAAATGacaaatttaaataataaattttttacaaatgaaaaaaataatgttcttaaagaaaataataaagagTTGTCGAATAATAGTAACACTGTCAATGTTAAATTTAATAGCATGGAAAAGttagaagaaaaagataatgttattatatatgacGATTATAGAAAAGGCATAAGACGattaatgaaaataaaaaataactttcattttatttttaataaccatttaataaatatgttaatgttaaattataaacataaCCAAAATATTTTACCAGTGTATGCTGAGACAAAAgtaattaataaaaatttattcaaatccttatttttacaaaataaaaaattgaaaCATGATTTAGATATGTATAGTGATGAATTATCATATCTTATATGgcctttttatttattatatccaaataaaagaaattcaaatatttatgtttttaatTATCATTCCCCATTATATCCTGATGGTAATTTTTACACAAAGGTATActataaaaatgataataaaaataccACAAAATTGTATACTAAGCATAATGTTAAAAGAAGCAAAAATAAAGAAgtagaatatataaagaaacAAGATGATATATCATTAAACAAGAATTCTATTACAAATGCTGATgtagaaaaagaaaaaattacagataatatgtataattattatatgaacgttgtaaatacattttttaatacaaataaggatgaaaataataatatggttgaatataatacacataaagaaaaatatttttatacaGATAGGATGAATTTTGATGAGATATCTAGTTtcttattaaaaaaattaaaaaatatgaatattggaaaaagaaatgatataatatttgttgCTCATTCTATGGGAGGATTATTAACACAATATATTCTCTTAAAAAGTgatcatattttaaataaaacaaaatgtatttttttttatgcTACACCACATTTTGGTTCGCCTTTATCATCAAGTGCTTACTTATTAAAACCATTTCTATCACCCTATGTTTATCAGTTGAATGATTATGATTCTAcattaaattatttacaaCAATCTTTTAAGGAAcgaattaaaaataaagatttAATCGTATACTCATTTTCTGAGTCGGAGAAATCCCCTTTACCCTTTATAG gAGTACACACAATGATAGTTCCGTCCACCTCAgcatatttatattattctaaaatttttacaattattaaatattgTAATCATTTAGAAATAAGCAAAGTAAACAGCGAAGAAGATgtaaaattttattatttgaataaaGTAATAAAGGAGTTTTCAAAGATAAAgtaa
- a CDS encoding putative zinc finger protein: MSELKPNKENVSKNLQPKDLNTEQKNRNNNPSTLEKDRRSYSHGDNEKLICMQLNIEKNNLPNDDKNLRKKKYSSNCNHEKKKKNKEIDKTEKGNLFNKKLEQNENSDVFNKVKEQQTKEHINEYVNGYMVGHIHKNPDRQTEDINIAKYADKINEDEKNDFLINNLEKQYTYDTLPFMTNPNMKSYPWEDNYNMYNINDIQNGIYNNYLKNEASQNYIYWTYDNNRMENTNYGYIKYNDIEKDHIMFKNNTFIEGEKINNNPICINQNNMLYKEPYPKYIWNNENEYTYKTHSSNNNNRNNNKKNNNNNNININNRFNNNNNYYYNNTHDFIGNSNIMKGFLKEPNVRNNPMYLNNNTHNYIPYNNNIHNXXXXXXXXXXNNTHNFNGNSNIMKGFLKEPNVPNNPMYLNNNTHNYIPYNNNIHNNHGYIYNNMDSYVAPCLPYSYYYNYNISPFDQTNIRNSNYPFTYYPFYTTNINNNPAYSYLYNNNQQIHQINNNIHYNDLIHKNFSNAFFLNSNTIGNSPISTNYISNNNVEGNNNSKYYRIKLCQYFKEGICHKGDNCSYAHSTDELRNYFSFKKTKICEMWLKNKCGNIDCVYAHGELELRATPDFFKTKLCKFFNTSGMCPLFDNCRHAHGQEELRKPGYMNNSHQADTLTNKNNDKPLIYEINDKHVSNESVSTKSNNKINENKNDRNVSNNIIDNEKRENLHKEELNNQINEGTQNKKINKIKQTNENNICKQDNEVKTLIENNKQIVHDKKEEKKRQDNEQENEAKIEKNKKFNEEFKSQEQDEKEIHVQGANETKVQTQNKQKNAEEKKEEEIQENNSPNHIYSQEKKKKTPKKKKKKRNLINSSNITTNLNNDFKCNKFEEREEDKPTEKKRNSNCNILIQNIRGEEVQISSLNQSNVPNKDIEIILPKNEESLNLNRNKYFSNKYDAGKLDHVTYYDTYEKKIIKLGGEYNKIEKCVKKRNITTYSQKREKNDIMTHKGYCKNGSKINNHMHNNEIIKEQNTVKVNVKVKNNKVLNNKFKDDEKIRRVKYTFVNDTHNLHTNKKKNNDATKIEKTNNYINMNVKNINKKKTYGNYSKNEKCLNEQYKSEAHNNCLTKNNEKTKFRKDVNKNKCKKEKYNEKEKKNLETSAQWKMKKHKMNKIVLEYKGCSCVHNNIRKSINNKNQNGKENMSINETNKKEVTKTLAKSYSNCTTTTTCSNYKYKKNYMNTSIAISNYFDKNNSFQHNKKMINGKVLDATNKIANIPNGRIKYIEENTYKHNNNIIVDNNLNYYHLDNSGNKIISLPNYSNPIYNFNDTSNYILTSHNDKNLSPISHDNIIRQMNGYKNINHNGDYISNMNYANYFPHVKNNNILLNHNIIPMDIISNNGNYYNNINNCIYDCNNPYYNIPNMGINNKNTFDNFTTINHNNNENISMHIKNEDTSNCKPHNHIICSKKGGNKENNRTNKSFKYNITSNSIKNRKKQKNFNYKPIKEANIYYINDYKNSDTYNFTNEQKDISSKNIKYNRSKKNLFFSNNNNNNNNNNFLINERNIQVPKTPHIIKNNIKPNTSNNILYNNNNRNYMNHININWKNKSIAKDMQFYQVNDKEKNRKKKEPFFPYVHSDMNFDRNYNKVNNKNWSYNNESIMTNINNINQNNDNSINNNIANNYYNPRNIYENKTSFIDAMKNISQEDIQNAFMNNMVTFQD; the protein is encoded by the coding sequence ATGTCTGAATTAAAACCAAATAAAGAAAACGTTTCCAAGAATTTACAACCTAAAGATTTAAATACGgaacaaaaaaatagaaataataacCCATCAACATTAGAAAAAGATAGAAGAAGTTATTCACATGGtgataatgaaaaattaatttgTATGCAGctaaatatagaaaaaaataatttgcCGAATGATGATAAGAATTTAaggaaaaagaaatattcCTCTAATTGTAATcatgaaaagaaaaaaaaaaataaagaaatcGACAAAACTGAAAAAGGAAACTTGttcaataaaaaattagaacaaaatgaaaactCCGATGTATTTAATAAAGTAAAAGAACAACAAACAAAAgaacatataaatgaatatgtTAATGGATATATGGTTGGACATATCCATAAAAATCCCGATAGACAAACCGaagatattaatattgCTAAATATGCTGATAAAATTAAtgaagatgaaaaaaatgattttttaattaaCAATTTAGAAAAGCAATATACATATGATACATTACCATTTATGACAAATCCAAACATGAAATCGTATCCTTGGGAAGacaattataatatgtataatattaatgatatacaaaatggaatatataataattatttaaaaaatgaagcttctcagaattatatatattggacatatgataataatagaaTGGAAAACACAAATTATGgatatattaaatacaATGATATAGAAAAAGACCACATAATGTTTAAAAATAACACATTTATAGAAGgagaaaaaataaataataatcctatatgtattaatcaaaataatatgcTTTATAAGGAACCTTATccaaaatatatatggaataatgaaaatgaatACACATATAAGACACACAGTAGTAATAACAACAACAGAAATAATAACAAGAAgaacaacaataataataatattaatattaataatcgtttcaataataataataattattattataataataccCATGATTTTATAGGAAATAGCAATATTATGAAAGGTTTTTTAAAGGAACCAAATGTTCGTAATAATCCAAtgtatttaaataataacacccataattatataccatataataataatattcataacANNNNNNNNNNNNNNNNNNNNNNNNNNNNNAATAATACCCATAATTTTAATGGAAATAGTAATATTATGAAAGGTTTTTTAAAGGAACCAAATGTTCCTAATAATCCAAtgtatttaaataataacacccataattatataccatataataataatattcataacAATCAtggttatatatataataatatggattCCTATGTTGCACCTTGTTTACcttattcttattattataattataatatatcacCATTTGATCAAACAAATATAAGAAACAGTAATTATCCATTTACATATTATCCATTCTATACAAccaatattaataataatcctgcatattcatatttatataataataatcaacaaattcatcaaataaataataatattcattataatgacttaatacataaaaatttctcaaatgctttttttttaaattctaACACTATAGGAAACTCTCCTATCTCaacaaattatatttctaataataatgtagagggaaataataattctaaatattatagaataaaattatgccaatattttaaagaaGGAATCTGTCATAAAGGAGATAATTGTTCATATGCTCATTCAACAGATGAATtaagaaattattttagttttaaaaaaacaaaaatatgTGAAATGTGGTTAAAGAATAAATGTGGAAATATAGATTGTGTATATGCCCATGGAGAACTAGAATTAAGAGCAACCCCtgatttttttaaaacaaaattgtgtaaattttttaacaCCAGTGGTATGTGTCCTTTATTTGATAATTGTCGACATGCCCATGGACAAGAAGAATTAAGGAAACCTGgatatatgaataattcTCATCAAGCAGATACattaacaaataaaaataacgATAAGCCTTTAATTTATGAAATTAATGATAAACACGTTTCAAATGAATCCGTTTCTACTAAATcaaataacaaaataaatgaaaataaaaatgatagAAATGTTTCTAATAACATAATtgataatgaaaaaagagaaaattTACATAAGGAAGAATTAAACAATCAAATAAATGAAGGAacacaaaataaaaaaataaataaaataaaacaaactaatgaaaataatatatgtaaacAAGATAATGAAGTTAAAACCTTAATTGagaataataaacaaattGTTCATGACaaaaaggaagaaaaaaaacGTCAAGATAACGAACAAGAAAATGAAGCtaaaatagaaaaaaataaaaaattcaatGAAGAATTCAAATCACAAGAACAAGACGAAAAAGAAATACATGTACAAGGAGCAAATGAAACAAAAGTACAAACACAAAATAAACAGAAAAACGCggaagaaaaaaaagaagaagaaataCAAGAAAATAATTCCCCAAACCATATTTATTCtcaagaaaaaaagaaaaaaactccaaagaaaaaaaaaaaaaaaagaaaccTAATTAACTCTTCTAATATAACTACTAATTTGAACAATGATTTTAAATGTAACAAGTTTGAAGAAAGAGAAGAAGATAAACCTactgaaaaaaaaagaaactcaaattgtaatatattGATTCAAAACATTAGAGGTGAAGAAGTACAAATCTCTTCCCTAAACCAAAGCAACGTACCAAACAAGGatatagaaataattttacctaaaaatgaagaatcattaaatttaaatagGAATAAATACTTTtctaataaatatgatgCAGGAAAATTAGACCATGTAACTTATTACGATacatatgaaaaaaaaattataaaattaggtggagaatataataaaatagaaaaatgtgttaaaaaaagaaatataacAACATACAGCcaaaaaagagaaaaaaatgatataatgACACACAAAGGTTATTGTAAAAATGGCtcaaaaataaacaatCATATGCAcaataatgaaataataaaagaacaAAACACAGTAAAAGTAAATgtaaaagtaaaaaataataaagtattaaataataagtttaaagatgatgaaaaaataagGCGTGTAAAATATACCTTTGTCAATGACACACATAACTTGcatacaaataaaaaaaaaaataacgATGCTAcaaaaattgaaaaaacaaataattacataaatatgaatgtaaaaaatataaataagaaaaaaacgTATGGCAACTATTCTAAAAATGAGAAATGTCTAAATGAGCAATATAAGAGTGAAGCACACAATAATTGcttaacaaaaaataatgagAAGACAAAATTTAGAAAAgatgtaaataaaaataaatgcaagaaagaaaaatataatgaaaaagaaaagaaaaatttgGAAACATCAGCACAATGgaaaatgaaaaaacacaaaatgaataaaattGTATTAGAATATAAAGGGTGTTCATGTgtacataataatattcgAAAGAGTATCAACaataaaaatcaaaatggaaaagaaaatatgtcaataaatgaaacaaataaaaaagaagtGACAAAAACATTGGCAAAGAGTTATTCAAATTGTACTACCACTACAACCTGTagtaattataaatataaaaagaattatatgaataCATCTATTGCAATTTCtaattattttgataaGAATAATTCGTTTCAACATAAtaagaaaatgataaatgGTAAAGTATTGGATGcaacaaataaaattgCAAATATACCAAATGGGCgcataaaatatatagaggaaaatacatataaacataataataatattatagttgataataatttaaattattatcatttagATAATTCaggaaataaaataatttctCTACCTAACTATAGCAACcctatatataattttaacGATACATctaattatattttaacCTCACATAATGATAAGAATTTGTCTCCTATATCtcatgataatattatcagACAAATGAATggatataaaaatattaatcaTAATGGAGATTATATATCCAATATGAATTATGCAAATTATTTTCCTCATgtgaaaaataataacatattattgaatcataatataattcCTATGGATATCATATCAAACAATGGAAATTACtacaataatataaataattgtatatatgACTGTAACAATCCATATTACAATATTCCAAATATGGGgattaataataagaatacatttgataattttacgacaataaatcataataataatgaaaatatttccatgcatataaaaaatgaagacACTTCAAATTGTAAACCACataatcatattatatgttCAAAAAAAGGAGGTAATAAAGAGAATAATAGAACaaataaatcatttaaatataatataacctcaaattctataaaaaatagaaaaaaacaaaaaaattttaattacAAACCTATAAAAGAAGCAAACATATATTACATCAATGACTATAAAAATTCtgatacatataattttacaAATGAACAAAAGGATATTTcatcaaaaaatataaaatataacagatcaaaaaaaaatttattcttttcaaacaataataataataataataataataattttttaataaatgaaagGAATATACAAGTACCTAAAACACcacatattataaaaaacaatataaaacCAAATACatctaataatattttatacaataataataatagaaattatatgaatCACATAAATATCAACTGGAAAAACAAATCTATTGCAAAAGATATGCAATTTTATCAAGTTAATGATAAGGAAaaaaacagaaaaaaaaaagaaccTTTCTTTCCATATGTGCATAGTGATATGAACTTTGATCgtaattataataaagtgaataataaaaattggagttataataatgaatcTATTATgacaaatataaataatattaatcaAAACAATGATAATtctattaataataatattgctaataattattataaccCTCGTAATATCtatgaaaataaaacatCTTTTATTGATGcaatgaaaaatatttcgCAAGAAGATATACAAAATGCatttatgaataatatggTGACATTTCAAGATTGa